TTATCGATTCAGAGTACGGTAGATTAGCCTGCGGTGCAATAGGGGAAGGCAGATTGGCTAATATCGAAGAGATAGTAGATAGGGTTGAAAATGCGCTAACCTTAAAAAATGATTACCAGGGTAAGACCGTATTGATTACAGCTTCCTGTACCAGGGAAGCAATAGATAAAGTAAGATTTATTTCTAACTATTCTTCCGGTAAAATGGGATTTGCTTTGGCTAGGATTGCCCATGCCAGGGGGGCAAGGGTTATTCTGGTAACCGGACCAACTTCTTTATCCGCTCCCAAAGGGATCACCACAATTTCAATTGAATCTGCGGAAGAGATGAGAAAAGAAGTTTTTAAATATTATTCGCAGGCGGATATAATTATTTCCGCTGCAGCAGTAGTGGATTTCCGACCCAGGGAAATGTTTGACGGAAAGCTCAAAAAAGAAAAAAGTGAAAAACTGATTATTGAACTGGAAAGAACTCCGGATATCCTCTATGAGTTGGGAAAGAAAAAAGGAGATAAAATTCTAGTCGGATTCGCTGCGGAAACAGAAAATATGGAAACCAATGCCCTTAAAAAATTAAAGGAGAAGAGATTGGATCTGATTGTTGCCAATAATATATCGTTAAGGAATGGCAGCAGCGGTTTTGGTTCGGATAAAAATAGTGCCAAGGTGATAAATAGTAAAGGAATAACTCGAGAAATAGCTCTTATACCTAAAATTGAGATGGCAGAAAAAATATTGGACGAAATTTTGAAAATAAAGTGAATAATGAAATTAACGAATTTATTAAAATGCATAGTGAAAAGAAATATGCTGAAATAGTCACCCTGGAATATAATTTTGATAAAATATTTCACTATAGTATTCCTCATGATTTAAAAGATGATATATCCCTGGGATCAAGAGTGATAGTCTCTTTCCGGGGTAAAACGGTTATAGGGTGCGTCGTAGGATTCTTAACTAAAACGGATGTAAAAAATATAAAAGATATCGTGCAAATAATCGATAAAAAGCCCCT
Above is a window of Candidatus Atribacteria bacterium DNA encoding:
- the coaBC gene encoding bifunctional phosphopantothenoylcysteine decarboxylase/phosphopantothenate--cysteine ligase CoaBC; this translates as MLKGKKILLGVTGSIAAYKAAEIVSLLKKKGADIFVIMTASSLKFIQPLTFITLSGNPVIGNLFSTNDKTAIKHISLAAWADLILIAPATANVVGKIANGIADDMLTTTVMAFKAKVIFAPAMNTNMFANPLYQQNVEKLNTLGYEFIDSEYGRLACGAIGEGRLANIEEIVDRVENALTLKNDYQGKTVLITASCTREAIDKVRFISNYSSGKMGFALARIAHARGARVILVTGPTSLSAPKGITTISIESAEEMRKEVFKYYSQADIIISAAAVVDFRPREMFDGKLKKEKSEKLIIELERTPDILYELGKKKGDKILVGFAAETENMETNALKKLKEKRLDLIVANNISLRNGSSGFGSDKNSAKVINSKGITREIALIPKIEMAEKILDEILKIK